The sequence AGCCGATACTTTTGCTCGACTTCCGATAGTCTTAACAGCATCAGCCATTACCTCGTTTAGCCAGGTTTCATAGTCCTGTTTGTCTGGTACAGATTCAAATGGTGGATCAACCTCAATCCGTTCACCGTTGACCACCACGTAATCCTCACCAATTTCGTCTATAGTATAGTGCATTTCTCACCTCTTCTCAAATGGTATGGGTAGGTTTATAGCGGTATGGTCAGTTATTAAGGAAAAGTTTTTCCTCCCATCATCTCTGTGTTTTCTATGTCCGGATATGATTGACTCATCAATAAGGTACAGCCCGTGCTTATTCAACACGCTGGTGCGCAAAGATGTCGTTCACTGCCAGGGTGTAACCACGGTTAGTAGTAGACGAACGAACTGCGGTAAGAGGAAGTTGGCCGGTACTTCGGAGATGAAAATAGGCCTCTTCATTACAGGTGATCATACCGGGGAGGGTTTGGTGGGTCAGGATTGTAGCCTGATCAAGAGCTTCACCACTGACGTAGAGGCCGATGATTGGAACAAGGCCTACGCGCCCGATGCCACTGCATAGCGTGAACGGTGGTAGTGGCAGACCACTGGTGTGAGCGGCAGCAACCGCCTCATCGATGAGGGCTAGCGCACGCTGGATCGGATCGGGGTCGGGGTGCAGAGCGCCAAAGATGAGCAGAAGATGATCGCCACGCCAATCGATGAGAGCTTGCTGATTACCAATCTGCTCTTTGATTAGAGCAATACGAGCACGAACTTCATCGAGCGGGTCAATAATCGCCAGTCGACCAACGCTCAGTACGGCTATTCGGGCGACAGTACCAGCAAGCGGTGGGTTGATGGTGATCGGGTTGAGCTGACGGAGGGCCGGTTGGGTTAGCTGGAGACGTTGCAGATGTTGTTCGGTACGCCATTGCTGTAAGAAGCGGTTGAGGGTATAGCAAAACTCGCCCCAGATGCCTACTCCCACTTCTAATTTGGCATCGAATGGGTTATCACGAAGATGCTCGATAAGGATGCGCATCGAGCGTAAGAGACGGTAGCGCTCGCCAAACAGAAGCAGGAGGCAACCTGCCAGCAGTACTATGGTAAGGGCAAGATCGATAAACATGCTTACCAGAGCGAGTACGCTTAATCCGATGATGAACCATCCGGTTCGATCAGAAACAATCCAACGCATAGGTACGCCTCGCAGATGCCGTTTTTTATTGGCGCTCGCAGCGTACCATGTAGATTGAAATATGTATATCGCACGTAGATTACAGATTGGCGAATCTGCGCTTACGGTGCGTATCGTACTATCTCAGCGGTGTGGCGTGTGATCAGCCCGTCGGCTACCAGCATATCGAGGTGGGCAATAGTTTCGGCAATCGCAAAGCGTGCCTCATGAGGAGTAAATCGCTCGACGTCGAAGACACGTTGAGCTACTGCAAAGGCTGTCTCAGCGCCGGTCTGGACAGCCTGCAACATCGCAGCCAGCCGTTCTTGATGGTGTTGCTGTAATTCATCAATGCGTGCTTTCCAGTCGGTGATTGGTTTTCCATGACCGGGAAGAGCCAGCCTAACGCTCAGTGTAGATAGTTCGGCCAGTGAAGCCAGATATTTGCGTAAGGGGTCTGGTTCACTTTCTGGCCAGACACCGATATGGGGTGAAATTTTAAGCAGTACCTGATCACCGACCAGCGCCAGTTGTTCATCTGGTGCGTAGAAGATCAGTTGACCATCGCTATGACCAGGAGCGTGGATGGCGATGAACGATCGCCCCCCTATTATCAAGCGCCTGCCTGGTGGTAACGGTGTCAACGGTGGATGGGGTCGAGTGGCAGAGCGTAGTGTGGCGATGGCGCCTACAACTTGCTTAACCAGATCGGATGGCATACCGTGACGCAGAAAATGGTGTAAACTGGGATCGTCGTGATCGGCGCGATGGATCCACACTTCCTCGGCCAACTCAATTTCACGGGGCGAGAGGAAGACGGTGGCGCCAGAACGCTGGTGCAACCAGCCGGCCATCCCGAAGTGATCTGGGTGAAAATGGGTTAGGATGATGGTATGAATATGTTGCGGGTTGATGTTCAATGCCGCAAGACACTCTTGCCAGGTGGCTTCGACAGCCGGTGTGTGTAACCCTGTGTCAACGATAGTCCATCCCTGTTCATCACGGAGCAGGTAGACATTCACATGGTTGAGAGCGAAGGGTAAGGGAAGGCGTAGTTGATAGATGTTTGGTACTATTTCGGTGAGCATAACTGAGTCCTGTTGCATGACGCGGCGCGTTGGCTATGTACTATCTGCATTATAATACGACGAGAACCAGACAAGGCGATATTTGACGTATGGAAAATCTTGATTCATCCGAAACTCCTAAACCATCAACCTGGCAATTGCCGGTCATTATCGGTAGTATCGTCATTCTAGCTGGTCTACTGGCCTTCGTAGTTACCAGCACCGGTAACCGATCAGCATCGGCAGTTACGCCAACAAGTGTCCCGACAGTCGAAACTGCCGCCGGACACGGTGATCTGACCAATAGTCCACCCGCACCAACAATTTCTGTCGACGAGGCATATCAGCGCTGGCAGGCTGGGCAGGTTATTTTTGTCGATATGCGATCCGGTGAAGCGTATCGGGCCGCGCATCTGCCAGGTGCACTGAGTCTGGCAACGCCTGAACTCAATCAGCGACTGGCAGCACTGCCAGCGGACGGCTTGATCGTTACCTACGGTGATGCCAATCAACCAACTGCCGGGCAGCGGGGCGCGCAGATCTTTCGTGATCTTGGTTACGGATCAGTGGCAGCGCTTGACGGTGGTATTGAAGCGTGGCAGGCAGCCAACCTGCCGGTGGAGCGACCATGATTGATCTACATATTCACACTAACGCCACTCCCCATCACGCCACCTGGACACCTGTGGCACTGGCGGCAGCAGCGGCCGCACGTGGTTTGACAATGATCGCCGTGACCGATCACAATACGACGGCGAATGTGATCACGACCGCGATGGTAGGTATGCACTACGGTGTACGAGTCATCAGCGGGGTCGAAATCGATAGTGCGTTCAACGGTAAATTGTGGCATACGCTGGTCTATGCAGTTGATCCAGAATCGCCCTTGATCCTCGATCTCTGTGCAGAAGTCGTTCAGCGAAATGCGGCTGACGCGGCCCAATTACGACGTGATCTTGTCGCCGCCGGTTTTGTCTTACCCGGCCTCAGTGATCGTGATCGACCGCCAACGGTAGCTGATGTTGCGTCGGTGCTGGCTCGCCACAACCAACTCCCTGATCGTGTACCTAGTGAAGGAGACGAAGAGGCCGGGATGCGCTTTATCCTGACCCACTTTGCTGCCGCATATCGACCATTGAGTGTCCACGAGATCATCGGTGTGGCGCATGATCTGGGTGGTCTGGCTGTGCTGGCTCATCCGGGGCGAGAAAAAGGAATCTATGCAATTCCGGCGAGTGATGAGGATATAGCAGCGATGGCTGCAATTGGTCTGGACGGTATTGAGGTCTACTATCCAACCCATGATGCAGCCACTCGTGAGCGACTGCTAGCCGCGGCAAAGCGTCATCATCTGCTCATCTCTGGCGGCAGCGATTCTCATCATCCGCATCAAGACCTGGCAACCTGGTCGGCAGCAGATTTGACCATCGTCTCACGACTTTGAGGTGATTCCACGTATGAGTCAGCACAATGATCATCTGGACTGGCGGGCTGCATATGATTACATCCCAACATGGCATCGTAGTGAAGTTGAGCATCTGGTTGCAGCTTACGGCTTGCCCCGCTATCGTCATATCCATCTCGATGATGGTTACTTCGATCCATTGATGAAGACTGATCGGATCGGTGAAATAGGGATGGTCATCCGCCGTCCCGATGGAACGCTGATTACAGCACGCAAGACGTATTACCCGCCTGGTGTTTTTCGTCTCCTGACCGGAGGAATCGGTCATGACGAGCGTATCATAGAGGCGCTCAACCGTGAGGTGATCGAAGAGACCAGTCTCACGGTACGGATCAATCGGTTTTTGAGCATTATCACCTACCAGATCGATACCCCAGCACCTCGTTTCTTCGTCAGCTATATCTTCTTGCTCGATGAATTAGCCGGTACCCTTCAAGCTGCCGATCCAGCCGAACAAGTTGCCGAATTTCGGTCAGTCTTGCCGACTGAATTGCCGCTGCTAGCAGCTCAACTGCGTCAATTAGCCGATCGGTCTGATGCAGCGATCAATGGCAAATGGTCAAGTTGGGGTCGATTTCGGGCTGTTATGCACGAAGAGTGTGCTACGGCGCTAATCGTATAGCATGCGGTGGCAACGTCGCTGTCGCGGGCAGGGTTGTCATTTATCACCAACGGAACCCTTCCCCTTGTGTGGCAGGCTGGTGTGTGCTTCGGTAAGGCTGTTCAGCATTCTCAGCTTCGGGTTCTACGCGATGACCGGACGGTTCGACAATGTTGCGACACCGGCGAGCATCACCCATCCACTACTGCTAGCCCGTGTCCTATAGTGGCAGCGGGAGCGCCCTCACCCCCAACCCCTCTCCCGCGCTGCGGGAGAGGGGTGATCTGGATAGAATCGCCCCTGCTCCGCTCACCTCCCCCTTCTCTCCCCGTATGCGAGCGGAAGGGGGCTGGGGAGTAGGTGAGGGAGCACCCTCCCCCCTTCCTCGCCCACAGCGTGGGAGAGGAAGGGGGGCTGGGGGGGAAGGTGAGGGAGCACCCTCCCCCCTTCCTCGCCCACAGCGTGGGAGAGGAAGGGGGCTAGGGGGAAGGTGAGGGGCAGCCCTCACCCCCAGCCCCTCTCCCGCGCTGCGGGAGGCCCTCACCCCCAGCCCCTCTCCCGCGCTGCGGGAGAGGGGTGATCTGGATAGAATCGGCCCTGCTTCTCCAACCTCCCCCCTTCCTCGCCCACAGCGTGGGAGAGGAAGGGGGGCTGGGGGGGAAGGTGAGGGAGCACCCTCCCCCCTTCCTCGCCCGCAGCGTGGGAGAGGAAGGGGGCTAGGGGGAAGGTGAGGGGTTCCGCTCAAGAAGTAGCTGGTGTTAGCGCATCGCTCCGCTGAGGAACAGCAAGGGTCGTCGTCACACCATCTGGCGGCAAGAGGGCAATACTTAGCACTTCATCAAGGGTTTCAACCGGAATGAAGGTCATCTCAGCACTCACGGCTGCGGGCAAATCTTCGAGGTCGAGCAGATTGCGTTTAGGCAAGATAATAGTCCGAATACCGGCCCGATGTGCGCCGAGCGCCTTCTCTTTGATACCGCCGATTGGCAACACCCGCCCGCGCAGCGAAATCTCACCGGTCATCGCAATATCATCGCGAACCAGACGACCAGTTGCGGCTGAAGCCAGTGCTGTCGCCATCGTAATCCCCGCCGAAGGACCATCTTTCGGCACTGCCCCTGCCGGTACGTGGATATGAATGGCGTGCGTCTCGAAGAAATTCGGCTCGATACCAAGCGAACGGGCACGCGAACGCACATACGTCAGCGCAGCCTCAGCACTCTCTCGCATTACCTCGCCTAGTTGACCGGTGATGATGAGTTCTTTCTTCCCTTCTACCGCACTGGCTTCCACAAAAATAATATCTCCACCAACTGGCGTCCAGACCAGGCCAATCGCAACTCCAGGCTGATCGATTCGCTCACGGGTTTCATTTGTGAACCGTGGCCGCCCTAGTGCAGTCCGCACGAATGCAGCATCAACCACAAAGGGTAGACTTGCCGGATCAATCTCACCTTCACTAAGGCGACGTGCCACTTTGCGTAGCACTGCCCCAATCGAGCGTTCGAGATTGCGCACCCCCGCCTCACGGGTGTACTCGTTGATGATGCAGCGGAGCGCCTCTTCACTGACTACGGCCTCTTCAGGACGCAGACCGTTAGCCCGCAACTGGCGTGGCACAAGATGGCTCAAGGCGATTTGCACCTTCTCATCTTCGATATATCCTGACAATTCAATCACTTCCATCCGGTCGCGCAAAGCTGGCGGCACCGTGTCCCACGTATTGGCCGTAGCCAGGAAGAGCACTCGCGAAAGATCGAACGGCAGATTGAGATAATGGTCGGTAAACGTGTGGTTTTGTTCGGGATCGAGCACCTCAAGCAGCGCGGCTGCCGGATCGCCGCGGTAGTCGATGCCGAGCTTATCAATCTCATCGAGCAAAATAACCGGATCGGCGGTACCGGCACGGCGCAATTCCTGAATAATCCGTCCTGGCTGCGAACCAATGTAAGTACGGCGAAAGCCACGCAATTCTGCCTCATCACGAACACCGCCCAGGCTCATGCGGATAAAGCTACGCCCAAGCGCACGGGCAATACTCTGCCCCAAGCTGGTCTTGCCTACACCGGGTGGCCCAACGAAGGCGAGAATAGGTTCGCGATTGGCGCGCAGATTCTCTTCGCCGAGTGTAGCCCGGCGCTGTTTGACAGCCAGATACTCGAGGATACGCTCCTTAACCTTCTGCAAACCATGATGGTCTTCGTCGAGTACCTTACGAGCAAAAGCAATATCGATTGGTTGACCAGTATACTTATTCCATGGTAACTCGGCCAGCCACTCAAGGTAGGTGCGCACCATCTGATATTCTGGCGAGCTGGCATTGATACGTGCCAACCGATTCAGCTCACGGTCAGCCTCTTTGCGCGCCACCTCTGGGAGATCGGCAGCAGCCAACTTCTGGCGCAGGTCATCAAGTTCAGCAGCGTCACTCGTATCTTCACCCAGCTCTTTCTGGATAGCCCGCAATTGCTGACGCAGATAGAACTCACGCTGTTGCCTGGCAGCGCTCTCTTGCACCTCTTGCCGTAGCTTGGCCTGCACTTCGAGTAAAGCAAATTGCTTCCGGTAAAAGTTCAGCACCTTGCGTAGCCGCTCGACCACATCAAAGGTCTCGAGCAATTCCTGACGCTCGGCAAAAGTATAATCGGGCGAATAGCCGGTGTTGTCGGCCAGCTGACCGGGATCGTCAATCGAGCGTACAAAGTTGCGAATCTCTTGGGTCACACCGGGGCGCAATTCGAGTACAGCATCGATAGCTGCGTGTACCTCAACCATCAACTGTTCGAGTTCAGGGGTGCGTTCAAATACATCGGGCCGCCGGGTGAATCGAAAGCGCAGATAGGGTGTGGTTTGGATGGCTTCACCCAATTCAGCGCGCACTAACCCGCGCACCACCACACCACTTGCGCCATTTGGCAACGTTCCGAACTGCTCGATCCGGGCCACGACCCCCACTTTGAACAATCGCTCAGTAATGGGGGCATCGGCTGGAGCATCGGGCCGCCGGGCAACGAGCAAGACATAGCGCCCTTCACGAGCCGCTGCTTCGGCAGCAGCGACTCCCAACTCATCGAGCGTCAAGCTGACGACAATATGTGGAAAGACCACTGCGCCCTCGAGTGGAATGAGCGGCAGCGTCTCTATCACCTCGGCAGTAGATTGATCTGGTGATTGAATATCAGCCTCAGCAGTCGTCTGTTCCCGCATCGTCTCATCATTCATAGCACGTCTCCACATTGCTACGCGGAACAGAACTTCCGCACTGTTTATATTTTGAAACGCTAGCGGAGGCGTGTCAATAATCGATGAAAAGTTCTAGTGTAATTCTAACAATTGTTAGGTGATGGACGTGAACCAACTCAGACCAGCACTAATTGCACCCCAGCCATCTCTATACGCCGCCGCTCCTCTTCCGGCAGTTCGGTATCGGTAATAATCGTCTCAATCGACTCTAAGGGAAGAACCTTGATAAAACCGCGCCGCTGCCACTTGCTCGAATCGGCGAGCAAGATAATCCGCCGCGCTGCCCGCGCCATCGCACGCTTGGTCTGAGCAATCTCGATTGTTGAATCGGTTACACCGTACCCTGAATCGACCGACTCGGCAGCCAAAAACAGTTTCTCCACCACCAGATCACCGAGGCTTTGCTCAACCAGGGGGCCTAGGGTACCAAAGGTGGCATAATTAACAGTACCGCCAAGCATCCATACCTGAATATCGCTGAGGTGACGTAATTCAATAACAACATTCAGTGCGTTGGTCACAACAGTCAGTGGTGTGCGCTGACGCAGATGCTTCACCATTTCAACGACGGTCGTCCCGGCATCGAGCAGGATTGTGTCACCAGGCTGCACGAATTGGGCGGCGGCAGCCCCAATACGGGCTTTGGCCTCAAGCCGAATCCCGGCCCGTTGCTCAAAAGCAATTAATGCACTGGTTGCCGGTAAAGCCACAGCACCGCCGTGATCACGGATCAACACCCCCTCACGTTCAAGAGCAGCCAGATCGTTCCGAATGGTCACCGGCGTCACACCAAACATATCAGCCAGTTCATTTACTCGCACCGATCCCCGTTGACGCACGATTTCGGCAATCCGGCTTCGTCGGTCAAGCATGAGAGGACTACGTTCGCCGATCATGCTTTCATCGGTTTGCATGAGTTTATCTCCAGTTGTAGAAAGTTTCGTTTGGTTACGCTGCTATTGTACGTTGCCAGCATGAACGGCGTCAAGCATTGTGCGCTGAAGCAGCTCTGCACAGCACTACAATCTTCGCGCTCGCAAGGTATGAGCCGTAAAAGAAGCCAGCTCACGGAACAAGTCTTCCGCACCGACTTCTTTCTCGTCTTGCGGTAAAGCAAGGTATTCTTCTACTCGACTCTGCATCGCCGCCCACGCTTGGGGTTGGGCATAGGGTGCAAGATACTGAAAGAGCATCCGATGCGCTCCTTTGCGCTCCATCACTTCCAGACCATCCAGGATTTGACGATGCGGAGTTCCCTCCCAGATTGGCAGAATCATAGCATCACGCAGCCAACGCTCGACCCCAAACTCGGCCAGGGTGCCAATGCCTCCGTATACTTCCATTGCCCACTTAGCCGTCTGCACCGCATATTCAGCCGTCCAGTATTTCGCTAAATGCGCAAGCAAACGAAAGAGATGGTACTGTTCTGGATAACGAGGGGTTGCCTGCCAGAGCTGATCGAGCAGCCGTACCGCTTCCCAGGCCAACGCCAAAGCTGCTTCTAACTCAACAATTCGTTTTTCGATCTGATGGCGAAGGAGAGGATGTTCAGCAATCGGCTTGCCAAAAGCCTGCCGACGATGAGCATAGGCTACAGCATCGGCCAGCGCTCGTTGCGCCAGAGCGACACTGCCGACGCTATTTGCAACCCGCGAGAGGTTGAGTGTTTCAAGGATGAGATAAATGCCCCACTCTGCTTGCCCCAAGAGATAAGCCTCGCTGTGCCGCAATTCTACTTCACCGGTCGGAACTGAACGAGTGCCGATCTTATCTTTGAGACGCCGAACAGTATAGTTGAGACTGCCGTCTGAGCGGTAGCGTGGAACGAGAAATAACCCCAGACCACGAATATCAGCTAGACCAGATGCCAGTCGGGCTGCAACCACGGCCAGTTCTGCGCCAACATTACTGGCAAAATACTTATCGCCGCTCAAATACCAGCAATCCTCAGCCTGGACGGCTATCGTCTGCACTGTAGCACCGAGATCGGAGCCACCACCGATCTCGGTCATCCAGGTTGCACCTTGCCAGACCGTCTCATCGCGACGCAGCATAGCGGGCAAGAAACGAGCTTTTACCGCTTCGGTAGCGTATTTAGCCAGTGGTACCGCTGTCGAGAGCGAAACAGTATAAGGACAATACAGGCCGGCATCGTAAAAAGAGGTGAGGTAGCCCAACAAGTAGTGAGGGATCAGCGAATGTTCAGCAAAGACACGCCAGACAACACCGGCTTGATACCCTCGCCTGAGCATCTGCCAGTAATCGGGCGGATAGAGAATCTCATCAACGCGCCGACCTGAACTATCAAACATACGCAACCAGGGTATCCCAGCGCGATCAACCGCAGCCGAAATAATCTTCCCCTCACGATCCCACCATTCCTGATACTCCTCCAGATAAGCAGATTGAGCCACGTCACCAACGTAGCGGCGCAAAAATGTCAGCGGCGAAAGAATGCTCTGTTCCATTCGTTACCTCCAGTGCTCTGAGGGGATTATAGCAAATCCGATCCTGAATCAGGAGGAGTGAGAAAGCGAAGAAGAGACCTGCATCTTCCCACCTTAACGGTTATCTACTGTCAATCCCACTTCGTCTCGACCCTGTCTGCCCGCGCCACCGCCGGAGGAATGGTAAGTCTCTCTTGCCCATACCTAGTACTACACCGGTTAAGACAGGTTTTCGGCCCCTCCGCAGGAAGGTGGAATACTGCTCACCAGCGCATTATTGCATAAGTCGTTGACCCGTGCTCCCGGTAAGCAACGCATGCTGCGCTTGCGTTCCAGGAAACCAAAAAGAAACCAAACAAAATTGATCGTTGACAAAACGAAAATACATGATATGATATAACTATCAAACGAAACCGTCCATCTTGCAGCCAATCTACCGCTGGTGAAATCGGCAACCACGCCTGATCTACACGCTTCCCTGTCCGGCGCGTTGTCGATTGACCGCAACGGAGCGACAGGCCAGGTCGTTGAGCCTACGCAGGCTACCACACAGGGGAGTGTGTATGATAAAGATAAGTACGGCGTGTGTTCGCATCGGAGCTTTCGCAACCTCTAAAATTGATGCCATCCGCCAGGTCGGGCAGGTGCTGGTAGAGGCTGGTCATATTCAACCTGCCTACATCGAGAGTATGCTGGCCCGCGAGGAGCTGGCCAATACGTTCCTGGGCAATGGGATCGCTATTCCGCATGGCAAACCTGAAGATCGCGATCTGATCATTGAGACCGGCATTGCTATTCTACAAATCCCAAACGGGGTAACGTGGAACAAGGGTGAAACTGCTTACTTGCGTCGGAATTGCTGCTCGTTCCGCTGAACACATTGA comes from Chloroflexus sp. Y-396-1 and encodes:
- a CDS encoding MBL fold metallo-hydrolase codes for the protein MLTEIVPNIYQLRLPLPFALNHVNVYLLRDEQGWTIVDTGLHTPAVEATWQECLAALNINPQHIHTIILTHFHPDHFGMAGWLHQRSGATVFLSPREIELAEEVWIHRADHDDPSLHHFLRHGMPSDLVKQVVGAIATLRSATRPHPPLTPLPPGRRLIIGGRSFIAIHAPGHSDGQLIFYAPDEQLALVGDQVLLKISPHIGVWPESEPDPLRKYLASLAELSTLSVRLALPGHGKPITDWKARIDELQQHHQERLAAMLQAVQTGAETAFAVAQRVFDVERFTPHEARFAIAETIAHLDMLVADGLITRHTAEIVRYAP
- a CDS encoding rhodanese-like domain-containing protein, with the protein product MENLDSSETPKPSTWQLPVIIGSIVILAGLLAFVVTSTGNRSASAVTPTSVPTVETAAGHGDLTNSPPAPTISVDEAYQRWQAGQVIFVDMRSGEAYRAAHLPGALSLATPELNQRLAALPADGLIVTYGDANQPTAGQRGAQIFRDLGYGSVAALDGGIEAWQAANLPVERP
- a CDS encoding PHP domain-containing protein, whose translation is MIDLHIHTNATPHHATWTPVALAAAAAARGLTMIAVTDHNTTANVITTAMVGMHYGVRVISGVEIDSAFNGKLWHTLVYAVDPESPLILDLCAEVVQRNAADAAQLRRDLVAAGFVLPGLSDRDRPPTVADVASVLARHNQLPDRVPSEGDEEAGMRFILTHFAAAYRPLSVHEIIGVAHDLGGLAVLAHPGREKGIYAIPASDEDIAAMAAIGLDGIEVYYPTHDAATRERLLAAAKRHHLLISGGSDSHHPHQDLATWSAADLTIVSRL
- a CDS encoding NUDIX hydrolase, whose protein sequence is MSQHNDHLDWRAAYDYIPTWHRSEVEHLVAAYGLPRYRHIHLDDGYFDPLMKTDRIGEIGMVIRRPDGTLITARKTYYPPGVFRLLTGGIGHDERIIEALNREVIEETSLTVRINRFLSIITYQIDTPAPRFFVSYIFLLDELAGTLQAADPAEQVAEFRSVLPTELPLLAAQLRQLADRSDAAINGKWSSWGRFRAVMHEECATALIV
- the lon gene encoding endopeptidase La; its protein translation is MNDETMREQTTAEADIQSPDQSTAEVIETLPLIPLEGAVVFPHIVVSLTLDELGVAAAEAAAREGRYVLLVARRPDAPADAPITERLFKVGVVARIEQFGTLPNGASGVVVRGLVRAELGEAIQTTPYLRFRFTRRPDVFERTPELEQLMVEVHAAIDAVLELRPGVTQEIRNFVRSIDDPGQLADNTGYSPDYTFAERQELLETFDVVERLRKVLNFYRKQFALLEVQAKLRQEVQESAARQQREFYLRQQLRAIQKELGEDTSDAAELDDLRQKLAAADLPEVARKEADRELNRLARINASSPEYQMVRTYLEWLAELPWNKYTGQPIDIAFARKVLDEDHHGLQKVKERILEYLAVKQRRATLGEENLRANREPILAFVGPPGVGKTSLGQSIARALGRSFIRMSLGGVRDEAELRGFRRTYIGSQPGRIIQELRRAGTADPVILLDEIDKLGIDYRGDPAAALLEVLDPEQNHTFTDHYLNLPFDLSRVLFLATANTWDTVPPALRDRMEVIELSGYIEDEKVQIALSHLVPRQLRANGLRPEEAVVSEEALRCIINEYTREAGVRNLERSIGAVLRKVARRLSEGEIDPASLPFVVDAAFVRTALGRPRFTNETRERIDQPGVAIGLVWTPVGGDIIFVEASAVEGKKELIITGQLGEVMRESAEAALTYVRSRARSLGIEPNFFETHAIHIHVPAGAVPKDGPSAGITMATALASAATGRLVRDDIAMTGEISLRGRVLPIGGIKEKALGAHRAGIRTIILPKRNLLDLEDLPAAVSAEMTFIPVETLDEVLSIALLPPDGVTTTLAVPQRSDALTPATS
- a CDS encoding DeoR/GlpR family DNA-binding transcription regulator; translation: MQTDESMIGERSPLMLDRRSRIAEIVRQRGSVRVNELADMFGVTPVTIRNDLAALEREGVLIRDHGGAVALPATSALIAFEQRAGIRLEAKARIGAAAAQFVQPGDTILLDAGTTVVEMVKHLRQRTPLTVVTNALNVVIELRHLSDIQVWMLGGTVNYATFGTLGPLVEQSLGDLVVEKLFLAAESVDSGYGVTDSTIEIAQTKRAMARAARRIILLADSSKWQRRGFIKVLPLESIETIITDTELPEEERRRIEMAGVQLVLV
- a CDS encoding acyl-CoA dehydrogenase family protein translates to MEQSILSPLTFLRRYVGDVAQSAYLEEYQEWWDREGKIISAAVDRAGIPWLRMFDSSGRRVDEILYPPDYWQMLRRGYQAGVVWRVFAEHSLIPHYLLGYLTSFYDAGLYCPYTVSLSTAVPLAKYATEAVKARFLPAMLRRDETVWQGATWMTEIGGGSDLGATVQTIAVQAEDCWYLSGDKYFASNVGAELAVVAARLASGLADIRGLGLFLVPRYRSDGSLNYTVRRLKDKIGTRSVPTGEVELRHSEAYLLGQAEWGIYLILETLNLSRVANSVGSVALAQRALADAVAYAHRRQAFGKPIAEHPLLRHQIEKRIVELEAALALAWEAVRLLDQLWQATPRYPEQYHLFRLLAHLAKYWTAEYAVQTAKWAMEVYGGIGTLAEFGVERWLRDAMILPIWEGTPHRQILDGLEVMERKGAHRMLFQYLAPYAQPQAWAAMQSRVEEYLALPQDEKEVGAEDLFRELASFTAHTLRARRL